GAACGATAAAATATACTTgctcttttaatatataagcaGTCTCTAAATATTCCTAAatgttcatttttatcttatGTATTATAGTGTTATAGTTATCaatgtatatgcattaaagcattttattaaaagttctatactttattaattctatgataaaataatacaattttaagtTAAATATGATTTAATAAACAGGGATAATCTAATACGTtttaatatgaaataataaaagacaattaattttataggGTCTTTAATCTTTTTCTATTTATCCAAAAGTTTATAATACAAAACTACATATCCCAAACTATATgcttaacaaaataaataacattGATACTTTTATAATGCACTATTATATGCCattgatttattatttcaataatataaactGTTGATTATAGGAAAATTTTAGGAAATATCCAgttttatactttttttactgAGTATGCATAACAAACTATTCTACATTGTAATGTATGATATAGATTTAGAGTGTCactgtttatattttttacaaattttattacaaatttttacaataataaatgattttataaatacatatttttattcattcattattttagtaatgttattattcttatattatataaataaatttataattgaaaaataaatgaacaGTTCTAACAACATCGTccttatgcatattataaaaatatataatttcgtattataattacataaatatattttttaattataatttaagtttatttacctataataataaatgaatttacatatttataatttttaatacttaTATTGAGTTTTAAAATAGGCTCATAAATTCTGAACcccaaaataaaagttattAATTAAGGTTATCATTCAAAAGGTTCGCCTTTTcctttataaacaaaaaaaaatcaacaaaaaaataaaataataactgccatataattttctatatactTAATAATTACATTTTCTCATCAACtcaatttataattattcccATTAGTTATCTTCGGTGATCGTATCTGGGACTTCATTTGAgggtttatttttatcacacaaatttataatctTTTTCACATTTTGTTCTCTtttcaacttttttttccacCCAGGCGCAAAATACTAACATAAAAGTggtaaaaacatataattaattgttttttatgcactcacaaaatatgttggaatgtatattttttaatttttctactTTCGAATTGtcttattatttacctTATATGAAACTcctaaaataatgaaaaatgaaataaatgcaACTACAATGtatgttattttatttccaaaatttgaaaatgagTTTGAATCTGAGTTTAAAGTTGGGTTTGAACCTAAGGTTAAAATTGGGGTTGAATCTGAATTTGAACCTGAGGTCGAATCTTCTAGAGGGTTAATAGTCAACAAAATTGGAAAATTCTGAGATAGatttgtattttcttcTGTTGTTGTTGAAATGCTTTGTGATTCAATTGTAAAATGTGAAAGATAATCCTCAATATATACGGATCCATCTTCATCTTTGAATTCATGTGCTAGATCGGTTAATTCGCCTTCTTGGCCTGGCAATCCATATGTTTTACCCTTGAATCCATCAGATTGACCATAGAAATCGCCTTCTTCACCTTTCAACCCCTTTGTTCGTCGGCTTAATACATCATATTGACTATTAAAACCATCTTCTTCATATTTCAATATCTGCGCCTGACCACTTTCTCCCTTCATACTATCATAcgatatattcattttgggAGTGATTCCACCTGTAATTTCGAATTCACTATTCTTTCTACTTAATACATTATGTTGTCCATTTATATCACCTTCTTTACCTTTAAATCCCGTTTTTCGACCGATTAATACATCGTGTTTACCATTAAAATCACCTTCTTCACCTTTCAATATCTGCGACTGACCGCTTATTCCCTTCACCGTATCATACGACATATTAATTTTGGGACTTATTCCACCTATGATTTCGAGTCCAATATTTTGGCTACTTAATACATTATCTTTCCCATTTATACCCCCCTTTATTACTGGAAATCTACCTCTTAAACTTGTTATATCCTCCAATATACCTAGATATCCACCTTCTTGCCCTTTCAATCCATAATATTTACCATTAATATCACCCTCTTCACCTTTCAATCGATTTCTTAAACCTGGAAAGCACATACATACGACTTGAGATCCATCTTCTTGGTCTGCAAATCTCCTTGTTCGACGCTTTGTTCCCTTCATATCATCctgcaatatttttatttgtggGTTCATTCCACCTATAATCTCGAATTCACTACTCTTGCTACTTAATATATTACGTTGCCCATTTATATCACCTTCTTTACCTTTCAATCCCTTTGTTCGACCGATTAATATATCGTGCTTACCATTAAAATCACCTTCTTCGCCTTTTAATATCTGCGACTGACCGCTTATTCCCTTCACACTATCATACgataaattcattttggGAGTTATTCCACCTGTAATTTCGAGCCCACTATTATTGATACTTAATACATTATGCTGCCCACTTAAATCACCTTCTAAACCTGATAAATTATCTCTTAAATTTGGGTGACCCCCTGATATACCTAGAGATACACCATCTTGGCCTGGCAATCCCAGTGTTTTTCCACTTAATCCATCGGATTGACCATAAGAATTACCTTCTAAACCTGATAATTTACCTTTTGAATCTGAATACCCCCACAATGCGGCTTGTGATTCACCTTTTTGACCTGACAATCCCTTTGTTTGGCCGCTTAATACATCATATTGACTATTAAAACTATCTTCTTCATATTTCAATATCTGCGCCTGACCACTTATTCCCTTCATACTATCATAcgatatattcattttgggAGTTATTCCACCTATAATTTCGGATACACTACCCTGGATACTTAATACATTATCATTCCCATTTGGGCCCCCCTTTGTTATTGGAAACCCATCTCTTAAACTTGTTATATCCTCCGATATGCCTAGATATCCACCTTCTTGCCCTTTCAATCCATCATATTTACCATTAATATCACCCTCTTCACCTTTCAGTCCACTTAAACCTGAAACTCCCCCAAATACGACTTGAGGTCCATCTTCTTGGTCTGCAAATCTCTTTGTTCGATGCTTTGTTCCTTTCATACTATCCTGTAGCATTTGTATTTGTGGGTTTATTCCCCCTATAATCTTGAACTCACTACTCTTGCTACTTAATATATTACGCTGCCCATTTATATCACCTTCTTTACCTTTCAATCCCTTTGTTCGGCCGATTAATACATCATGATGACCACCAACATCACCTTCTTGACCTGGTAATTCATATGTTTGACCACTTATTCCCTTTATACTGTCATACAACATCTTAATTCGGGGGAGAATTCCACCTAAAATTTCGGATTCACTACTCTTTCTACTTAATGTATTATGCTTCCCATTTGAACCCCTATTTAATCCTGGAAATCCATCTCTTAAACTCGTTATATCCTCCAATATACCTAGATATCCACCTTCTTGCCCTTTCATTCCATAATATTTACCATTAGCATCACCTTCTTCACCTTTCAATCTACTTAAATCTGAATACCCCCTCAATGCGACTTGATGTTCACCTTTTTTACCGATTAATTCACCTTCTTGAGCTGACAATCCCAGTGTTTTTCCGCTTAATCCAGTGGATTGATCATAAGAATCTCCTTCAGCACCTTTCAATCTACCTTTTAAATCTGAAGAACCCCCCAATACGGCTTGTGACTCACCTTTTTGACCTGCCAATCCCTTTGTTCGGCCGCCTAATGCATCATATTGACCATTAAAACTATCTTCTTCATATTTCAATATCTGCGCCTGGCCACTTATTCCCTTCACAGTATCATACGACATATTAATTTTGGGACTTATTCCACCTGTAATTTCGAATTCGCTACTCTTTCTACTTAATACATTATGTTGTCCATTTATATCACCTTCTTTACCTTTAAACCCCGTTTTCCGACCGATTAATATATCGTGTTTACCATCAACGTCACCTTCTTCACCTTTCAATATCTGCGACTGGCCACTTATTCCCTTTATACTGtcatatgatatattaattttgggAGTTATTCCACTTATAATTTCGGATACACTACCCTGGACACTTAATACATTATCTTTCCCATTTGGATACCCCTTTGTTACTGGAAAGCCATCTCTTAAACTTGTTATATCCTCCGATATACCTAGATATCCACCTTCTTGCCCTTTCATTCCATAATATTTACCATTAGCATCACCTTCTTCACCTTTCAATCTACTTAAATCTGAAACTCCCCCAAATACGACTTGAGGTCCATCTTCTTGGTCTGCAAATCTCTTTGTTCGATCCTTTGTTCCTTTCATACTATCCTGTAGCATTTGTATTTGTGGGTTTATTCCCCCTATAATCTTGAACTCACTACTCTTGCTACTTAATATATTACGCTGCCCATTTATATCACCTTCTTTACCTTTCAATCCCTTTGTTCGACCGATTAATACATCATGATGACCATCAACATCACCCTCTTCACCTTTCAATATCTGCGACTGACCGCTTATTCCCTTTATACTGTCATACAACATCTTAATTCGAGGGAGAATTCCACCTATAATTTCGGATTCACTACCCTGGATACTTAATGCATTATGTTTCCCATTTGAACCCCCATTTAATCCTGGAAATCCATTTCTTAAACTTGTTATATCCTCCAATATACCTAGATATCCACCTTCTTGCCCTTTCATTCCATAATATTTACCATTAGCGTCACCTTCTTCACCTTTCAATCTACTTAAATCTGAATACCCTCCCAATGCGGCTTGTGATCCACCTTTTTGACCGATTAATTCACCTTCTTTACCTGATAATCCATGTGTTTTACCTTTTAATACATCAGGTTGACCATAAGAATTACCTTCGTCACCTTTCAAGCTACTTCTTAAACCCGAAGAACCCCCCAATACGACTTGTGATTCACCTTTTTGACCTGGCAACCCCTTTGTTCGTCCGCTTAATACATCATATTGACTATTAAAACTATCTTCTTCATCTTTCAATATCTGCGCCTGGCCACTTATTCCCTTCACAGTATCATACGACATATTAATTTTGGGACTTATTCCACCTGTAATTTCGAATTCACTGCTCTTGCTACTTAATACATTATGTTGCCCACTTAAATCACCTTCTAAACCTGataatttatcttttaaatttggATGACCCCTCGATATTCCTGGAGATACACCTTCTTGGCCTTTCAGTCCCAGTGTTTTACCTTTTAATCCATCAGATTGATCATAAGAATCTCCTTCAGAACCTTTCAATCTACTTAAACCTGAATACCCTCCCAATGCGACTTGGAGTTCACCTTTTTGATCTGGCAATCTATGTATTTTATCTCTTAATTCACCTTCTTTACCTGGTAATCCATGTGTTTTACCTTTCAATACATCAGGTTGACCATAAGAATTACCTTCTTCACCTTTCAAGCTACTTCTTAAACCCGAAGAACCCCCCAATACGGCTTGTGATTCACCTTTTTGACCTGGCAATCCCTTTGTTCGTCCGCTTAATACATCATATTGACTATTAAAACCATCTTCTTCATATTTCAATATCTGCGCCTGACCACTTTCTCCCTTCATACTATCATAcgatatattcattttgggAGTGATTCCACCTGTAATTTCGAATTCACTGCTCTTGCTACCTAATACATTATGTTGCCCATTTATGTCACCTTCTAAACCTGATAATTTATCTCTTAAATCTGGTTGAGCCCTCGATATCCCTGGAGATACACCTAGAGATACACTATCTTGACCTGGCAATCCCAGTGTTTTTCCGCTTAATCCATCGGATTGATCATAAGAATCTCCTTCATCACCTTTCAATCTACTTAAACCTGAATACCCTCCCAATGCAACTTGGGGTTCACCTTTTTGACCGCTTAATTCACCTTCTTTACCTGGTAATCCATGCGTTTTACCTTTTAATACATCAGGCTGACCATAAGAATTACCTTCCAAACCTGATAATTTaccttttatatatgatcCAAACCCCGATATACCTAGAGATTTAtctttttgattttttggTCCCTTTGTTCGACCACTTAATACATCAGATTGACCATCAAAATCGCCTTCTTTGCCTTTCAATTTACCCTTTAAAATTGAACGACCTCCAAATACAACTTGAGACCCACCTTTTTGATCTTTCAATCTTTTCGTTTGACcgttcattttcttcaaatCTTTATGTAATCCCTTCACTTTGGGGCTTATTTTACCTACAACTTCGGATTCACTACCATGGCtacttaatatattatctttCCCATTTGGATCCCCATCTAATCCTGAAAATCCATCTCTTAAACTTGTTATATCCTCCAATATACCTATATATCCACCTTCTTGGCCTTTCAATccataatatttatcacTAGCATCACCCTCCTCACCTTTCAATTTCGGCGTTTGACCGTCTATTCTCTTTACATGACTATGTGATTTCTTCGTTATTGGGCCTACTCCACTTgtattttctaatttaCTACTTTGTTTACTTAATACATTACGCTCCCCATATAGATTGCCCTCTAATCCTGAAAGCCCATCTCTTAAACTTGTTATATCTTCCGACATAACTTGATATCCACCTTCTTCACCGTCCGATCCATAATATCGACCATAAACATCACCATCTTCACCTTTTAAACTCCCAATGCTGAATGATTTATCTTGCATATTATGAGTCATCCCTCTGACCTATTATAGGCAGTGTGTTTTCTCGGCTACCACACATGAAGAACGAAAtgtattttctattttttttaataaaaaaattttcaaagcTTATATActgtatacatataagaATTAAgagatatatattatatttaaattgttaaaatGCTAGTTATGTATCAttagtatatttatatattatattattttgtataatatattgaatcttatttataaacacgatgaaataatttttcttttaaatataacatttaaaaacaaattgaatttgtttcttttttaaaatgagCCATGTATAATGTGTAAAcgttttaatttatttatatcgaTTAAAAAGCATTTTAAAGTGTGCAATAGCCTTTGTATATCCTAACATTACTCTCTATATAAATGCATTATAATGAATAATTGggtgcatatttatttatctttttaagattttaaaaaacatataatatcCAATTAGGTTATTCGAACTAATTATAAACTTAAACAATccattgtatataatatatttttagaataataattagtatatatcacatttttctttcttatTAACTATGtgatatgtaaatatataataaacgCGATTTTATGTTATCAAAATgagtttaataaaaatgttttcatATAAGTCATTTTAAACCGATGAtttgtttaatttataattttattcatacTTTGGTTGGAATGATCAATTAATTTTGGAGAAGTGCAACataatttacattttataaccccaattttattagaacctaaacatatattatgattacatattttataataaaaagtatttagttttagatataaaaactataattttgaggagaattattactatttttattggtATCGTTAATTCTAATATTaacacattaaaaaaaatactaaattaaaattgtaatatttcatttgatgttttatgtatacaattttaatttcatcatacctttaagaatatatataataaatttatatctatattgtgtatcaaataaacataatatattaatctAATATTGTTATTGTTGTTTTGGCTATAGCATTGTATACTACAGTGATACGATTAATGCACTTAATAGGAGCACTTTAAATCAATGCACAATATTTCTGTATTTTATTGCTTTAATGTGCAACATtttagaatatatattatttcataataaaaatatatttaaattatatatttataagtttgtgtatatataataacctaatataaatattattacctcaaagaaatttaattattatatgcctTTTcgacaaaataatattcatatttaattatatgaaatttacacaataaaatatttcaatattatttattagtaaagtattttattatattatatctgtaagcatataataataacgcTATTCCatctataatattatttataattactaGAGCAAAATgtgatataaatttttttaatatacttatattttattttttaactattttaaaatataatttatttatacatcaAAGCTATAtagtttaaaaattaatagtgATGAATctaatattatatctttaaagtatatataactatttctattatttgaatttaaGCCCTTAACGtaaaatgatattaaatataatcgAAAATTCAAAGGATAGTATACATATATCTATAATGTAATTTtgtgttattaaaaatattagatGCATAACATACCTTTTATAGATAACGCTGTATTGTCGAACCTCGATCGATTGTTTATgaatctatattttattattatatgttagTAGATTGTTTAATTAATgctacaaatatatatattaatttgaatatatattgtaatatagaggaatattcaaaatggtttttattataatctaTAGATGCCTATTCAGTTTTGTTATTACAGTTTTGTTTGGGAACTTTGTAattgaaattaaaataaatatgatacaaataataaattttgctAATATGTTTcatcaaataaagaaacatAATGTGTTATTCATGATTCAATATCGCCCCTGATTAACAAGACTTatagaataaataataaggattcttatatatagttaTCCAAAAGTTACCAATAAAATGTAACATGTGAAGTTATAGTGTTtccaaatttaatatatacgaACGAATTAGATGTAGCATTGTGgcttatgaaaatatgttaaGTACCCCCTTTCATACTAATGGCCATGCTCCTTTGGGGGTGCATATTTAGGCATAATCTCAAGATTAAGCATACGGGGAtggtacatatatttaatcacAATTTAtagacaaaaatattatcaaattataaaaaattaaattacaaTATCCCCTGAACCCTAACTCAAAAGGCAGATTCAGTGAACGAAACAATAAcccataatatataaccTTGACCCATAATACATTAACACCTCGGAATCaagaatattaaaataaaataataaattaatttcatgtattatgcatatttcctgattttacaattttatgttttattattttattttttaaaattttatatatactttgttttactattaaaaggaaattcataatttgtattaatatatgaaaaagcaTGAGCATCAAATTACTaccaataaataattgtattCATGAAAATAAGGATATATGAGTTTTGACAAacactaaaaaaaataaattaaatatataaaccgattatattaaattaaaatgcatataataataaaacaagcAATTAAAtcaattttcattattttataaaatgtgaaaaGTGTAGCTTTTATgccataaaatattaaatgtattatttttaatcatttaagcaagtataataaaacataacgaatgtttatttttatatttttgatattttaaagCCCGATTTCATGAGTTTCCACCAGTTCATAATTGTGGAAACCATACacaatataaacaaaattagtAAGTAACCCCATCCCTGATcgtattatcaaaaaataaaatatataaacaccAACCACATCATGagtaattttttatctgCTTTTAACTTTCGATTCGTTTTGAATtccttataattattacttgatataatttcattatattcacTTTCAAAATGATCGTATTTACTCTTCAaaacattttcataattttccaATTATTTAAAGTCTTCATGTTGTGataaagaattattttcatccttttttattattcttttgTATTGTATTAGCTGGATTTCTAATTCATCATTCCTTTTATTACCAAGctcattttttcttcatctaattctttttgaattttatgaattaatTTGTTCGTTTCCtcatttacattatttaaattaatgcTGACTcttatttttaactttatttattaaataattatcataaattcatattgattagtttgtttttataaattttatgaacaaatgatgatttataaaaaaatatggcatttatttcatttattaattttttgcattttcaATAGAATTAATGTAACCATTGTAATGAAATTCGTTATATTCactcaaaatatttatggatataaatattatatattttttcaaataaatattaaatttccTCTAAATACTACACaatttttaacattttaattataaaaatagtatattgtctaaaaaaatacgaaaaaattgaaagaACAGCAAACTATTGTTTTTATGTaattaacaaataatatatattcctaCAACAATCGTTTATTCATTAGTATGCAATATACATccataattatattcaaatcatatattatcacatattatattaaaataatatattatgtgagttgtattaaaattaaataatggcAGAATATGCTAAAACATATaggtattttttaatattagtttaaacttttatattatcgGCATATTGtggtaaaaatattataggTAAAGCATATGTTCGAATGAAAATCATGAAGAAACTGAAAAGGCAACAGAAATTGTGGACGaagttatatattacaCAAAATACCATtctaattataataatggtcccaaaaatttttatctgACCACGAGAAGGgcaaatatatgttttacgaaaaatgattatgcatatgttgaaatatttcatcTTAAAATCATCAACCCAAATATGGTATAAACAAcagacatatttttttatgttgtaaaattaagtttgaataaaaaaatataattattatattcacatatatgtatattttttgttatcatTAGTATAATGATATAGTAAAAATGTTCTATGAAACCAAGGATCTATATAGTTTCGGTTCCAATGATAATAAaggtatataaaaaatagttaattaaacaatttaatatatggtTATCActttttatgttatatttcttgtttattttttcaataccTTATgctactatttttttgttttgttaaaccataatattttaattttcatttatataaaattataatttgatttttagGAAAAGTTATCCGTGAATACTATCCAAATTTAAAGATGATACAACGATCTTACCAAAACGACAACACACCGTTCAATACATATAGTTTTAGCTTAACTGCAAAAGTTGAAGTAAGGAGACCTTTTTTCCTTCGTCTCAATATATATcgtatttttcatattattacatataatttattaaaatatatatttattcattttgtagCAATCAGAAAATGTAACAATAATTGGCAAAGCATCGatagatatatatgacGATGCCAATGtcgataaaaaaaaaaaacaaaaaaaaaggcaaaaaaaatgccgTAGAAAGTAAAGCCTTGCCCAAAGATCATATTTATTGGGGCAACATTGCTAAACAGATAGTATTAAACAATTATTTGATTAATGAGTTCGGATTTATTATTGAAAGGCAAAGCAATCATGTTGCTATTACCTATGTCAAATATgtaagaaatataaaaatttaaatattataataattatatttcatcattcatcaaaaatatataattttgtgcacatgtgtatatgtataatatgttatattCGTCCTCACCCAATTGAAGTATTTCTTCTATGCCTTTatccatttattttatttttcatagaTTGATCATTGTAGACGTCATCAAAAAAGTTTACTTAATGTATACTGTAGAGGGTGtgaaggaaaaaaatatcaaatataatgataaaaatgttaaaaacCTTTGaagattaaaaatataactcATGTAATAGCTTTTAACAGTTTAATAttggaatatttatattaataaaatatatttaaaattgtggATAATATACAGTTTAAATTATCGTA
This sequence is a window from Plasmodium chabaudi chabaudi strain AS genome assembly, chromosome: 7. Protein-coding genes within it:
- a CDS encoding CIR protein gives rise to the protein MTHNMQDKSFSIGSLKGEDGDVYGRYYGSDGEEGGYQVMSEDITSLRDGLSGLEGNLYGERNVLSKQSSKLENTSGVGPITKKSHSHVKRIDGQTPKLKGEEGDASDKYYGLKGQEGGYIGILEDITSLRDGFSGLDGDPNGKDNILSSHGSESEVVGKISPKVKGLHKDLKKMNGQTKRLKDQKGGSQVVFGGRSILKGKLKGKEGDFDGQSDVLSGRTKGPKNQKDKSLGISGFGSYIKGKLSGLEGNSYGQPDVLKGKTHGLPGKEGELSGQKGEPQVALGGYSGLSRLKGDEGDSYDQSDGLSGKTLGLPGQDSVSLGVSPGISRAQPDLRDKLSGLEGDINGQHNVLGSKSSEFEITGGITPKMNISYDSMKGESGQAQILKYEEDGFNSQYDVLSGRTKGLPGQKGESQAVLGGSSGLRSSLKGEEGNSYGQPDVLKGKTHGLPGKEGELRDKIHRLPDQKGELQVALGGYSGLSRLKGSEGDSYDQSDGLKGKTLGLKGQEGVSPGISRGHPNLKDKLSGLEGDLSGQHNVLSSKSSEFEITGGISPKINMSYDTVKGISGQAQILKDEEDSFNSQYDVLSGRTKGLPGQKGESQVVLGGSSGLRSSLKGDEGNSYGQPDVLKGKTHGLSGKEGELIGQKGGSQAALGGYSDLSRLKGEEGDANGKYYGMKGQEGGYLGILEDITSLRNGFPGLNGGSNGKHNALSIQGSESEIIGGILPRIKMLYDSIKGISGQSQILKGEEGDVDGHHDVLIGRTKGLKGKEGDINGQRNILSSKSSEFKIIGGINPQIQMLQDSMKGTKDRTKRFADQEDGPQVVFGGVSDLSRLKGEEGDANGKYYGMKGQEGGYLGISEDITSLRDGFPVTKGYPNGKDNVLSVQGSVSEIISGITPKINISYDSIKGISGQSQILKGEEGDVDGKHDILIGRKTGFKGKEGDINGQHNVLSRKSSEFEITGGISPKINMSYDTVKGISGQAQILKYEEDSFNGQYDALGGRTKGLAGQKGESQAVLGGSSDLKGRLKGAEGDSYDQSTGLSGKTLGLSAQEGELIGKKGEHQVALRGYSDLSRLKGEEGDANGKYYGMKGQEGGYLGILEDITSLRDGFPGLNRGSNGKHNTLSRKSSESEILGGILPRIKMLYDSIKGISGQTYELPGQEGDVGGHHDVLIGRTKGLKGKEGDINGQRNILSSKSSEFKIIGGINPQIQMLQDSMKGTKHRTKRFADQEDGPQVVFGGVSGLSGLKGEEGDINGKYDGLKGQEGGYLGISEDITSLRDGFPITKGGPNGNDNVLSIQGSVSEIIGGITPKMNISYDSMKGISGQAQILKYEEDSFNSQYDVLSGQTKGLSGQKGESQAALWGYSDSKGKLSGLEGNSYGQSDGLSGKTLGLPGQDGVSLGISGGHPNLRDNLSGLEGDLSGQHNVLSINNSGLEITGGITPKMNLSYDSVKGISGQSQILKGEEGDFNGKHDILIGRTKGLKGKEGDINGQRNILSSKSSEFEIIGGMNPQIKILQDDMKGTKRRTRRFADQEDGSQVVCMCFPGLRNRLKGEEGDINGKYYGLKGQEGGYLGILEDITSLRGRFPVIKGGINGKDNVLSSQNIGLEIIGGISPKINMSYDTVKGISGQSQILKGEEGDFNGKHDVLIGRKTGFKGKEGDINGQHNVLSRKNSEFEITGGITPKMNISYDSMKGESGQAQILKYEEDGFNSQYDVLSRRTKGLKGEEGDFYGQSDGFKGKTYGLPGQEGELTDLAHEFKDEDGSVYIEDYLSHFTIESQSISTTTEENTNLSQNFPILLTINPLEDSTSGSNSDSTPILTLGSNPTLNSDSNSFSNFGNKITYIVVAFISFFIILGVSYKYFAPGWKKKLKREQNVKKIINLCDKNKPSNEVPDTITEDN
- a CDS encoding fam-a protein, which translates into the protein MYNDIVKMFYETKDLYSFGSNDNKGKVIREYYPNLKMIQRSYQNDNTPFNTYSFSLTAKVEQSENVTIIGKASIDIYDDANVDKKKKQKKRQKKCRRKQSNHVAITYVKYIDHCRRHQKSLLNVYCRGCEGKKYQI